The Hevea brasiliensis isolate MT/VB/25A 57/8 chromosome 9, ASM3005281v1, whole genome shotgun sequence nucleotide sequence TTCTTGCAGATTTGTCTCATGATCCTGACATGTAAGTGTAACGAGTCTGAGCTCCAATAACAAGCTCAACAATTTTTGCTGCACATTCAAAGGATATGCATATTAAGAAttagaattttttaaaaaataactttaataaaaaaaagatatacacaacaaaaaaaaaaaaaaaaaaaaacttaagagAACAAACAAAACATACCTGTTAGAAGCCCGATAATAGGAACAGGTTCCAGTAGTTTTTCAGTGCTTTCAAGTCTTTGCCTGAAATAATGAACAAGCAATAATGTTGTTTCTTTGGTTATTCCAACCAAGACATTGCAAGAATTAGAAAGCAATTCACAAAACACATCAGTACCTGGTGTACTTGCTAAAGAATGGATCTCTCATAAGGTAAAGAGCCCAtaacaattttcttctttttaacTGGTTCAAACATAAAATCAACACTTATTTAGTAACAAATCTATCAACCAATGACTAAAAGGtcccagaaaaaaaaaatacttttaacAAAACATTGCCAGATATATCCTGAATGCCAATGAACTGGATGCATTAAAAAACTACAAGGATAAAATCCTGAACCTCATCCATTTCAGAGACAGTAAGATGCAATGGTTGCCCTTTTCCACCATGCATTGACTTTGTAGCTTGGGTTAGAAAGCCTATTCCAATAAAATCCACAGCTAGAGAAAGAAACCAAGGGGTCCATGACCGAATTCCATATTTTCTGATAAACAAAACATAAATAAGCGGTCTTGTGATACAGAGCACCTCTCCCATGACAAATAGTGCTCCATGTAAACCTTTCTCAGACAATATTGTGGCAAGTGTCATCCTCTGAACCACTGGAGCTGTAAAGATATAATTGCAAACATGAATGGCAATGACCAAGAAATTTAATGAACTTCTGTAAGAGTTGAACAAATATTTACATGGAGGCTCTATGATTGCATGTTGATGTTGAACCCTACCCAACCATACCCGGTCAGATACCATTCTAGCATTTTCTCCAAACCTACTCAATGCTGACAATGCCCTCCCTTCTAGATTCCATGGATTCCGTCCATTAATATATCGTGAATGACTAGGCCCATGATGGTTTCCATGCTTTGAGAAACCTCCAACAGTTTGCTGAGAAGATAAATTTGAATGCTTTTCAGTATTTGGTGTCTCTCCTCCATGCAGAAGCATCTTATATCCACTGTTCCGGAACAACGCCAATCTAACTAACACCCTACGTATAGGAATATTCAATTATTAGGCAAATATAAACATGCAAGAATAAAACTCCAGTCCAAGTGAATAAAATAGGAGCACACACTTATTACAAAGACAGCTTACTTCAATGCTTCTGTAACAGCTATGAAATTCCATTTCTTATCTTCACCATAATAATGTTGTGCTGTAACTTCAACTAGTGTTTCCAAGTCCTTTACCGCAGATATGCACAATGAATAAGGGAAAGAAAATGGCTCTACAAAGCCAGCCTGCCATTGGGTTGGAGTCGTTTCGATTATATGCTCGTTGATAGCAGTGATTATGCCCAAGATAGCAGTTACTGCACAAGATCACTAAGTTGCTCAATTCAACATTTTAAGGCAATACAaagaaggagaaaaaaaaaattgaactaaTAAACCAGCCTGGTTATTTGGTGGAAGGGAGAAATGGAAACTGCAAGGGAACtcaaatgtgaaacttaaaactcCTTATCCTTTGGAGTAtgagaaaacaacaaaattacattCAACAAACCCAACAGACACAGGTTTACTTTAATTAATCATTAAATCAGAACTGAAATAAAAACACAAAATTTGATATACCACATATATTAGTTGAGCACCATTCCCATGATTTTTTAAAAGGAAATGCCCCAACAAATCCTTAACTTAAAAGAAGAAGCCAAATGTTACCAAAGTTTAACAAAACCTGCTTCTGGTCCTATCTCTGAAGCAGAAAACCGCTCAGGAAGAAGCCACGTCAATCCCTGCACaaacattttcaatactcaaatcAGATTGCTCAAATATACAAACAAATTCCATAGCCAATTCATTAAAGCTTTTACATTTCTTCTGCCACCAGCTGGACAGAACATTCAAACAATAaaagttataaataaaatacacgGATTTATGCATCCGGAAAAAAAACTAGAACTTGGCACAACTTAAAAGATAGATAGatagattttttttattcaatggaTGCACAATGAGCCGTGTATAACCAATGAAGTACCCAGCTAGAAGTAATCCTACCCACTCCCTACGCCATGATTGGCAGTCATGATTATATTTTTTGTTCTCCCTAGTGGCCTAATTCTTTATTTGCCTTCCCTCCCGGGTGAACCACACTCCTTACAGACTTGACAAGACAACACCAAATTAGTATCAATAATTAGTTCCATTCAAGCCAATTATATAAacaataattgcatcaattttatcaacaGGAAATAATGACAATTGAATTCCATAGTCAACTAAAGAGTCTATCAACCTGAGTTCACATTAAAACAACTTTCCAACAGTTTTGTCCATTAATAATTGGGTAGAAACAACGATAAACAAAACATTCAAAGCCAAAATCTCCATATGCACACAAATCTGTACACATATTACACAAGcaaattaaatagtaataatgATACAGCTTACATTGGTAAGAGATTCCAGTGAGTGCACGTAGTCTTTATTCCTCCTAACCCATCTTTTATAAGCCTCCATGGCACAAAGTCTCTATCCAAAACAAGAAAGCAGAAAGGGAGACTCAGCTCTCCAAATCCCAGAATCAAAATCCAGAACCTGATCCTCAATTCCAGGAGCAACTCTCTTGGGTATTTCTCGACCAAAGCACCGAATACAGAACAGGAAACGCCCACAAAAAGGAACCCTTTTCGGTAATTTGTCCGTAGAGTTCGATTTGAAGAGGTATGGATGCGAACAGAAAATTTGGGAGAAAGTTGTAGGGGTACTGGAGATATGATAAGGTGTGACTCTTGTTTTATTTTAACCGTTGAACACGCTAATAACTCTGTTATCTTTGACCGTAGGATGTTACGTCAAACTGTGTGTCCGTTCTGTATCCGATTAATTTTTTCGATCTCAGCCCTAATGATAGGTCTCCCATGACTGTACACGGAACCTGTAGATGTTGCTGCTTTCTCCCCAATTTTCACTCCTTGTTTATCATCAGAGGCCATTTCCTTATCTCCTTCTTCATCGTTCCTTTTGAATTTGGTGGTTCGTTTCAAATCCATAATTAATAGCTACATTAAATATGTTTTAATacaatttcagttttggttcagTGAAGCATATTGTCCATCTATTGGTTAGGTTAGCTAGCCCAATAGGCCTCCCTATACACGATCCAAACCCATGCAGACTAGATATTTTTAAAGAAGAAATACTTAAAGACGGCGTCGTTTTTACGTGACAGATGTCAGAATCTATCAACCTGACAATTTCGGAAAAGTTTCCTCTCCTCCATCAGTCTAGGGTTTTCAGTTTCTGCAGAAATATTGAACATGCAACTCACTCTGGAATTCGGGTAATACCTTTCTTTCTATTTTTTCCCCACGCGGAATCTGACTTCTAATCTTTTCAAATATTGCTTCTTTTTCATCAAATTGAAACGGCATGTTGAATTTCTGGTCCGTTAGGAGGCTTGAACTAGTGTAATTCTATGCGCTTGGGGTTTTCTCATGAATTGTTATGCTTTATGAAATGAAAATTTAGGGATCCCATTCAGGATTATTTCAAAGGAATTGATATGAAATTCATGTCGCTCCCGTTACCTTTCTTTAACTAACTTTTTTGCTCCAATGGAGAGCAGAAATTTCAAGTCCCGAGGGCTTTTAGATTCTAGTCTCTTGGAATTTGATGAAATATTCGAGCATTTAACTTGTTATtatgtttgattttatttaagtaCATAACTGATCTTCTTTCTCTCGCTTTACGCTCGATTACCAAATCTTCATCGGGTTATCTTTGTGATGCAGTGGAGGGCTAGAGCTCCTTTGTAATTCAGTGAAGATTCATAATGTCAATGTCCAACTGAAAAATGGAGTAGAGaaggtaaactttatttcaatgacCAAAATTTATAATAGTGGTACACTACTTGTTATTGACATTATTCTTTATGATCCCTTCTACATTGCCCAGTTAACCATGAAAGACTTGCTCGCTTGGGTTCGCACAAATTTAATCAAGGAGAGGCCTGAAATGTTCATGAAAGGGGATTCTGTGTATGTTTTTAAGCATTTGCCCTGTTGTTGTTTATGCATATGCAAATTCATTCTAAGTGATGCAAGATTAGTCCtattttaaatcaagttctattgCAGTGCAAGAAGGGGATTATCTGGAGATTGGTTTagttaaaacaaagaaaagaaattttaCACAAAGGGCTGATGAATTTATCATCATTTCAGTTTTGTTAATTGTGCCAATTTCTTGGTTTCTCTCTCAGGAGACCTGGCGTCCTGGTCCTCGTGAATGATTGTGATTGGGAGCTTAGTGGCCAGCTTGATACCACGCTGGAAGAGAAGGATGTGGTCGTCTTTATTTCAACCTTGCATGGCGGATAGTATCTAGTAGATTGTTGCTGCTTTCATATTACAAGTAATTGTAGTCTTATTTGTGAACTTCACCATTAAAGATGTTATGTGAAAGCATATGTTAAGGCATATAGGAAGTATATGAGATTTTTTGCTATTATTGTCGTGAACACTTGTTTTCTATGCTGCAATTATGAATTTTATGCGCTGTTCATTCTAGTGTACTATTTTTCTCTGGAAGGGGGAAAATTTTGAGTAAATGAAAGGATAGAAGAGCATTtgcctttttctttttttgatcTTTTAAGATCAACCATTGACTGGAGGCACTCTAGGGGAACTATTACTGATGTCCTTGTGTAGCTGAGCATTGTGTAATAATTTGTAGCATGCTGACATTGGAGAActaccaaaatatttttagctattCTCCTGAAGCTATATTTCTCAAATCAGCGAAACTATGATATTCCCTAGCATCCAGAAGAGGACTATAATTCTGGGACTATGATTTGGGTTTCTTGGATGTAAAATTCAGGGGTGATGTGTGCCAGGCTGCCAGTCATTATTCTCTTTGATAGGGTAGTTGTGGTAAGTTCGATAAGAATCAGACAGTGGGTAATTGAAAGCGGTAGAGA carries:
- the LOC110637042 gene encoding peroxisome biogenesis protein 16, producing the protein MEAYKRWVRRNKDYVHSLESLTNGLTWLLPERFSASEIGPEAVTAILGIITAINEHIIETTPTQWQAGFVEPFSFPYSLCISAVKDLETLVEVTAQHYYGEDKKWNFIAVTEALKVLVRLALFRNSGYKMLLHGGETPNTEKHSNLSSQQTVGGFSKHGNHHGPSHSRYINGRNPWNLEGRALSALSRFGENARMVSDRVWLGRVQHQHAIIEPPSPVVQRMTLATILSEKGLHGALFVMGEVLCITRPLIYVLFIRKYGIRSWTPWFLSLAVDFIGIGFLTQATKSMHGGKGQPLHLTVSEMDELKRRKLLWALYLMRDPFFSKYTRQRLESTEKLLEPVPIIGLLTAKIVELVIGAQTRYTYMSGS
- the LOC110637043 gene encoding ubiquitin-related modifier 1 homolog 2; translated protein: MQLTLEFGGGLELLCNSVKIHNVNVQLKNGVEKLTMKDLLAWVRTNLIKERPEMFMKGDSVRPGVLVLVNDCDWELSGQLDTTLEEKDVVVFISTLHGG